Proteins encoded in a region of the Vicia villosa cultivar HV-30 ecotype Madison, WI linkage group LG5, Vvil1.0, whole genome shotgun sequence genome:
- the LOC131602323 gene encoding uncharacterized protein LOC131602323 → MGKGLIWATAEDLSRNRSRVLSLYRQTLRSLNSPSLPLNFASRLAMKAKVRAMFWVGSDERSLHNIADLIDAAEYSLSFLKKGRFPPRHIT, encoded by the coding sequence ATGGGAAAGGGTTTGATATGGGCGACGGCAGAGGATTTGAGTCGTAACAGGAGTCGAGTTCTGTCGCTGTATCGTCAGACACTGAGAAGCCTGAATTCTCCTTCGTTGCCACTGAACTTCGCCTCTAGACTCGCTATGAAAGCCAAGGTACGTGCAATGTTTTGGGTTGGTTCTGATGAACGCTCTTTGCATAACATTGCTGACCTAATTGATGCTGCTGAATACtctctttcctttctcaaaaAAGGCCGATTTCCTCCTCGTCACATCACCTGA
- the LOC131607211 gene encoding early nodulin-like protein 3 yields the protein MVSSSALFLGLMFLLTPLLLLSSSSQALEFHVGGKDGWDLKPFDYYNNWAQRNRFQVNDTLNFKYNKKSDSVLVVKKEDYDSCNINHPEQKMDNGDSSFKLCHSGLYFFISGNVDHCKQGQKLIVLVMAVRHRNPPPTVVAVPSPVSGVLPPLIHKSALDAPAPSPSKASSVGFGVVVWVGLMFSGFVY from the exons ATGGTTTCTTCTTCTGCTTTGTTTCTCGGTCTTATGTTTCTGTTGACACCATTGTTGCTCCTTTCATCCTCATCTCAAGCACTAGAGTTTCATGTTGGTGGTAAAGATGGTTGGGATCTCAAACCTTTTGATTACTACAATAATTGGGCCCAGAGAAACAGGTTTCAAGTCAATGACACTCTCA ATTTCAAGTACAATAAAAAAAGTGATTCAGTTCTTGTGGTGAAGAAGGAAGACTATGATTCCTGCAACATCAACCATCCGGAACAAAAGATGGACAATGGAGATTCGAGTTTTAAGCTCTGCCATTCgggtttatatttcttcatcaGTGGCAATGTTGATCACTGTAAACAAGGTCAAAAGCTTATTGTTTTAGTCATGGCTGTTAGACACCGTAACCCTCCTCCTACCGTGGTTGCAGTGCCGTCTCCCGTAAGTGGCGTGTTGCCACCTCTGATTCACAAGTCCGCTTTGGATGCTCCGGCGCCGTCTCCGTCGAAAGCAAGTTCGGTGGGTTTTGGTGTTGTGGTTTGGGTTGGTTTGATGTTTAGTGGGTTTGTTTATTAG
- the LOC131602324 gene encoding switch 2-like: MSLQTLKETLRHCTTQQSQPSSSSSSQSSSILRDFDSHFPIRRKPPKSSLAHQLRLLQDPDDTPFNPHDFLSQQNQSKPQQQQQQQVQPEDDDDDDEEEEEPETKRVKFSSAKASQFQFDHTGPFEPLLLSSDGEFPVVQVPASINCRLLEHQRVGVKFLYDLYKKNHGGILGDDMGLGKTIQTIAFLAAIFGKEGESVLREKQVEKIDPVLIICPSSVIQNWESEFSKWSNFSVSIYHGANRDLIYDKLEANGVEVLITSFDTYRIHGNSSLSNINWNIVIIDEAHRLKNEKSKLYKACLEIKTLRRYGLTGTVMQNKILELFNLFDLVAPGSLGTREHFREFYDEPLKHGQRSTAPDRFVQIANKRKQHLVVVLNKYMLRRTKEETIGHLMMGKEDNAVFCAMSDLQKRVYRRMIQLPDIQCLINKDLPCSCGSPLTQVECCKRIVPDGAMWPYLHKDNPDGCDSCPFCLVLPCLVKLQQISNHLELIKPNPKDDPDKQVKDAKFAAAVYGPDIDLVGGSTQNESFMGLSDAEHCGKMRALEKLLLSWFSHGDKVLLFSYSVRMLDILEKFIIRKGYCFSRLDGSTPTNLRQSLVDDFNSSPSKQVFLISTRAGGLGLNLVSANRVVIFDPNWNPAQDLQAQDRSFRYGQRRHVVVFRLLAAGSLEELVYSRQIYKQQLSNIAVSGKMEKRYFEGVQDCKEFKGELFGICNLFRDLSDKLFTSEIVELHETSKKDGLETEHEKVKMSEETGLLASDSETRLCAESTGASTSKPDIEFEDLGIVYAHRNEDIVNSRPGQLSTSGAPSNDSLSKSDISLVHQRKKPDCVPKKQKIPLIDERKRAEFSLLAESMGMGELTFSKWLLSATPVEREKVLINYNKKKKKLKG; the protein is encoded by the exons ATGTCGCTGCAAACTCTGAAGGAAACACTCAGACACTGCACAACTCAACAATCAcaaccatcttcttcttcttcctcccaaTCCAGTTCTATTCTCCGCGACTTCGATTCCCATTTCCCAATCCGTAGAAAACCCCCTAAATCCTCTCTCGCCCACCAGCTTCGCCTCCTTCAGGACCCGGACGACACACCCTTTAACCCACACGACTTCCTTTCACAACAAAATCAATCCAAaccccaacaacaacaacaacaacaagttcaaccagaagatgatgatgatgatgatgaagaagaagaagagccaGAGACAAAGAGGGTGAAATTCAGTTCAGCCAAAGCGTCTCAGTTTCAATTCGATCATACTGGACCCTTTGAGCCTTTGCTCTTGTCTTCTGACGGAGAATTTCCTGTAGTTCAG GTTCCTGCATCTATAAACTGTAGACTGCTTGAGCATCAGAGAGTGGGAGTGAAGTTTCTGTATGATTTGTACAAGAAGAATCATGGAGGCATTCTTGGAGATGACAT GGGTCTTGGAAAGACAATTCAAACAATAGCATTTCTTGCTGCCATATTTGGTAAAGAAGGAGAGTCTGTTCTTCGTGAGAAACAAGTGGAGAAAATAGACCCTGTATTAATAATTTGCCCATCATCCGTTATTCAAAACTGGGAGAGTGAATTTTCTAAGTGGTCCAACTTCAGTGTTTCCATTTATCACGGTGCAAACCGCGATTTGATATATGATAAATTGGAAGCAAATGGAGTGGAGGTACTTATTACCAGTTTTGACACTTATAGGATTCATGGCAACAGTTCTTTGTCAAATATCAACTGGAACATTGTGATTATTGATGAGGCTCATCGACTTAAGAATGAGAAATCAAAACTCTATAAAGCATGTTTAGAAATTAAAACCCTGCGACGATATGGTCTTACTGGGACTGTAATGCAAAATAAGATCTTAGAATTGTTCAATCTCTTTGATTTAGTTGCACCTGGATCCCTTGGAACACGTGAACACTTCCGTGAGTTTTATGATGAACCCCTTAAGCATGGTCAGAGGTCAACTGCTCCTGATAGGTTTGTCCAAATTGCTAATAAGAGAAAACAACACCTTGTTGTGGTTCTTAATAAATATATGTTAAGAAGGACAAAGGAAGAGACCATAGGGCATCTTATGATGGGGAAGGAAGATAACGCTGTGTTTTGTGCAATGAGTGATTTGCAAAAACGTGTTTATAGGAGAATGATCCAGCTTCCTGACATTCAGTGCCTTATAAATAAAGACCTGCCTTGTAGTTGTGGTAGCCCTCTTACTCAAGTTGAGTGTTGCAAAAGGATAGTACCAGATGGAGCTATGTGGCCTTACCTTCACAAAGATAACCCCGATGGATGTGATTCATGCCCCTTTTGCCTTGTACTTCCATGCCTTGTCAAGCTACAACAG ATAAGCAATCACCTCGAGCTGATTAAGCCAAACCCCAAAGATGACCCTGACAAACAAGTTAAAGATGCAAAGTTTGCTGCTGCTGTCTATGGCCCAGACATTGACTTAGTTGGCGGGAGCACGCAGAATGAGAGTTTCATGGGTCTAAGTGATGCCGAACATTGTGGCAAAATGCGAGCACTTGAAAAACTATTGTTGTCATGGTTTTCACATGGTGACAAAGTTCTTTTGTTTAGCTATTCTGTAAG GATGCTGGACATACTGGAGAAATTTATCATACGAAAAGGCTACTGCTTCTCAAGACTTGATGGGTCCACTCCAACTAATTTACGTCAGTCTCTGGTGGATGATTTCAACTCCAGTCCTAGCAAACAA GTGTTCCTGATATCTACTCGTGCTGGGGGGCTTGGATTGAACCTTGTCAGTGCGAACCGTGTTGTAATATTTGATCCCAACTGGAATCCTGCACAAGACTTACAGGCTCAAGACAGGTCTTTTCGATATGGTCAGAGACGACATGTTGTGGTATTTCGTCTTCTCGCAGCTGGTTCACTTGAAGAACTAGTTTATTCTCGTCAGATTTACAAGCAGCAGCTCTCAAACATCGCTGTCTCTGGAAAGATGGAAAAACGATATTTTGAAGGTGTCCAG GATTGTAAGGAATTTAAAGGAGAGCTTTTTGGAATTTGCAATTTATTTCGAGATTTATCTGATAAACTATTTACCAGCGAAATTGTTGAACTGCATGAGACGAGTAAAAAAGACGGGCTAGAAACAGAACATGAAAAAGTAAAAATGTCAGAAGAAACTGGTTTATTAGCATCAGATTCTGAAACCAGGTTATGTGCTGAATCTACAGGTGCTTCAACTAGTAAACCAGATATTGAATTTGAAGACCTCG GTATTGTTTACGCTCACCGCAACGAAGACATTGTCAACTCCCGACCAGGGCAATTATCTACCAGCGGTGCCCCTTCAAATGATAGCTTAAGCAAGTCAGACATCTCTTTAGTCCATCAAAGAAAAAAACCAGATTGTGTACCCAAAAAACAGAAAATTCCTTTGATTGATGAAAGGAAGAGAGCCGAATTTAGCCTCCTTGCAGAGTCTATGGGCATGGGAGAGCTTACATTTAGCAAATGGTTACTATCTGCAACTCCAGTAGAGAGAGAAAAAGTGCTTATAAACtacaacaagaaaaagaaaaagcttaAAGGTTGA